The following coding sequences are from one Elusimicrobium minutum Pei191 window:
- a CDS encoding SWIB/MDM2 domain-containing protein: protein MAKANAKFMAPLTPSAELAAIVGSNPLPRTEVVKKMWDYIKKHNLQDAKNKRMINADDKLKVIFNGKAQISMFEMSKYISSHLK from the coding sequence ATGGCAAAAGCAAACGCAAAATTTATGGCACCTTTAACACCTAGCGCAGAACTTGCTGCGATCGTAGGTTCTAACCCCCTTCCCAGAACAGAAGTTGTTAAAAAAATGTGGGATTATATTAAAAAACATAACCTTCAGGACGCAAAGAACAAAAGAATGATTAACGCTGATGACAAACTTAAAGTAATTTTCAACGGCAAAGCTCAAATCAGCATGTTTGAAATGAGCAAATATATCAGCAGCCATTTGAAATAA
- a CDS encoding phosphoenolpyruvate carboxykinase, with the protein MRKPDLFKPDFGLESLGIKTNKTVYWNLSTPALYEEALKREEGNIVAGGPICVETGKHTGRSPEDRFFVETNDVKDNIWWSKGNKAISEENFEKLYAKALKYAEDKELFVRDAYVGADEQSRMNIRLISTMAWQNLFVKNMFIEPAKEELKGFKPQFTVFCLPKMQANPADDGTRSETAVLVNFKKKIVLIAGTEYAGENKKCIFTAMNYFLPLKGILTMHCSANVGKDGDSALFFGLSGTGKTTLSADITRGLIGDDEHGWDDRGIFNFEGGCYAKVIKLSEEAEPQIYSTTQRFGTVLENVVFDKNTGALDLDSDALTENTRACYPLNFIDNAVESKKGPHPKNIIFLTADAFGVMPPISKLSPEQAVYHFISGYTARVAGTEKGVKEPQSTFSTCFGGPFMPLHPSKYADLLMKKIKEHKADCWLVNTGWTGGPYGVGSRISIKYTRALLNSALSGKLAKVKFNTDPVFGFQVPEECEGIPSEILTPSNLWKDKEDYNKKYKALARSFVDNFKKFEDGVSKEILAAAPKVN; encoded by the coding sequence ATGAGAAAACCTGATTTATTTAAACCTGATTTTGGCTTGGAATCACTTGGCATAAAAACGAACAAAACCGTTTACTGGAACCTTTCTACCCCCGCTTTATATGAGGAAGCCTTAAAAAGAGAGGAAGGAAATATTGTAGCCGGCGGGCCTATTTGCGTTGAAACCGGTAAGCATACGGGCCGTTCCCCGGAGGATAGATTTTTTGTTGAAACAAACGATGTTAAAGATAATATTTGGTGGAGCAAGGGCAATAAAGCGATAAGCGAGGAAAACTTTGAAAAACTTTACGCCAAAGCCCTTAAATACGCTGAAGATAAAGAATTATTTGTGCGTGACGCTTATGTAGGGGCGGACGAACAATCACGCATGAATATACGTTTAATAAGTACAATGGCCTGGCAAAACCTGTTTGTTAAAAACATGTTTATAGAGCCCGCTAAAGAAGAGTTAAAAGGCTTTAAACCGCAGTTTACGGTTTTCTGCCTTCCGAAAATGCAGGCAAACCCCGCGGATGACGGCACAAGGTCCGAAACGGCTGTTTTGGTTAACTTTAAAAAGAAAATTGTTCTTATTGCGGGAACAGAATACGCAGGCGAAAATAAAAAATGTATTTTTACCGCTATGAACTACTTTTTACCTTTAAAAGGTATTTTAACCATGCACTGCTCGGCCAATGTGGGCAAAGATGGAGACAGCGCTTTATTTTTCGGCCTTTCGGGCACGGGTAAAACAACGCTTTCGGCCGATATTACCCGCGGTTTAATAGGCGACGACGAACACGGCTGGGACGACAGGGGCATTTTTAACTTTGAAGGCGGCTGTTACGCTAAAGTTATCAAACTTTCCGAGGAAGCCGAACCCCAAATATATTCAACAACACAGCGTTTCGGCACTGTGCTTGAAAACGTTGTTTTTGACAAAAACACGGGCGCGCTTGATTTAGACAGCGACGCTCTTACCGAAAACACCAGGGCATGTTACCCCCTTAACTTTATTGATAACGCTGTTGAATCAAAAAAAGGGCCGCATCCTAAAAACATTATTTTCTTAACGGCGGACGCTTTTGGCGTTATGCCGCCTATTTCCAAACTCTCGCCGGAGCAGGCTGTTTACCACTTTATTTCAGGCTATACGGCGAGAGTGGCGGGTACGGAAAAAGGCGTTAAAGAGCCGCAAAGCACGTTCTCAACCTGTTTTGGCGGGCCTTTTATGCCGCTTCACCCTTCCAAATACGCAGATCTTTTGATGAAAAAGATAAAAGAACATAAAGCTGACTGCTGGCTTGTTAACACAGGCTGGACAGGCGGCCCTTACGGTGTGGGAAGCAGAATCAGCATTAAATACACAAGGGCGCTTCTTAACAGCGCTTTAAGTGGAAAATTGGCAAAAGTTAAATTTAATACTGACCCTGTTTTCGGTTTTCAGGTACCCGAAGAGTGCGAAGGCATACCTTCGGAAATACTAACTCCTTCCAACCTCTGGAAGGATAAAGAAGATTACAACAAAAAATATAAGGCGTTAGCCCGCTCTTTTGTTGATAATTTTAAGAAATTTGAGGACGGCGTTTCCAAAGAAATACTTGCGGCGGCGCCCAAAGTTAACTAG
- a CDS encoding pyridoxal phosphate-dependent aminotransferase encodes MNLSKLSSVVADSATLKINAKANALKKQGLPLIHLGGGEPEYPAPKAAVEAILAKAKTEKIKYSPTTGTVDLKEAVIKYTKDNYGKTVEAQNIIISSGAKQAIYNFLLAAVNPGDEVVFPVPYWVSYPEMVTMVSGVPVPVKPANGLKVTLDEVKAKITPKTKAVMVNSPSNPSGMIFDEAFIKGIVETCEEKGIFLLMDDIYNKLVFGGAECPVAFKYAKNADNLVVINGVSKLYGLTGLRIGWAVSENKDLIAAMGRMQAQTTSCNCDISEAAAAAVLNGDQSVVTDLKAQLEENRNALMQELKQIKDVGVTVPEGTFYTLVDFRAYGKNSMELAQFLLEKALVAVVPGDAFGLDGYARISYCASKNNVVEGARRIRWALDKTSPDEITIGGKIVKRTW; translated from the coding sequence ATGAACTTAAGCAAACTTTCTTCCGTAGTGGCGGATTCCGCCACGCTAAAAATTAACGCAAAAGCCAACGCTTTAAAAAAACAAGGCCTTCCTCTTATTCATTTGGGCGGAGGCGAGCCTGAATATCCCGCTCCCAAAGCGGCTGTTGAAGCGATTTTGGCCAAAGCTAAAACGGAAAAAATAAAATATTCCCCCACCACAGGCACCGTGGATTTAAAAGAAGCTGTTATCAAATATACCAAAGATAATTACGGCAAAACGGTTGAAGCGCAAAATATTATTATAAGCAGCGGCGCTAAACAGGCTATTTATAATTTTTTACTTGCTGCGGTTAACCCCGGCGACGAGGTTGTTTTCCCCGTTCCTTATTGGGTAAGCTACCCCGAAATGGTTACAATGGTAAGCGGCGTTCCCGTACCGGTCAAGCCGGCAAACGGTTTAAAAGTTACTTTAGATGAAGTTAAAGCTAAAATAACCCCTAAAACAAAAGCCGTAATGGTTAACAGCCCGAGCAACCCTTCAGGCATGATTTTTGACGAAGCCTTTATTAAAGGCATTGTTGAAACCTGCGAAGAAAAAGGCATTTTCCTTTTGATGGACGATATTTACAACAAACTTGTGTTTGGCGGCGCGGAATGCCCCGTGGCTTTTAAATACGCCAAAAACGCTGATAATTTGGTTGTTATTAACGGCGTAAGTAAACTTTACGGCTTAACCGGGTTAAGAATAGGCTGGGCTGTAAGCGAAAATAAAGACCTTATTGCCGCTATGGGCCGCATGCAGGCGCAAACAACATCATGTAACTGTGATATTTCGGAGGCGGCCGCAGCAGCCGTTTTAAACGGAGACCAAAGCGTGGTAACCGACTTAAAAGCCCAGCTTGAGGAAAACAGAAACGCTTTAATGCAGGAGCTTAAACAAATTAAAGACGTAGGCGTAACTGTACCTGAAGGCACTTTTTATACTTTGGTTGATTTTAGGGCTTACGGCAAGAATTCAATGGAGCTTGCCCAGTTTTTACTTGAAAAAGCTTTAGTCGCTGTAGTGCCGGGCGACGCTTTCGGCTTAGACGGTTACGCCCGTATAAGCTACTGCGCGTCTAAAAATAACGTGGTTGAAGGGGCAAGGCGTATACGCTGGGCTCTTGATAAAACCTCACCCGACGAAATAACTATCGGCGGTAAAATTGTTAAAAGGACATGGTAA
- a CDS encoding 4Fe-4S dicluster domain-containing protein, which produces MIKFDTKVQLLKYKVLKEVAKYAFEDKLLENMMKIPENIIPGKNATMRCCVYKERAIVSERVKIAIGGDKRRANIVEVINIACDECPVGGYEVTAACRGCIAHRCEQVCPKNAISFDHEQKAHIDKTKCVECGLCAKVCPFSAILSYKRPCEKACKVVNAISMNSTKEAKIDDKKCVSCGACINQCPFGAIMDKSFILDVIDLIKKSENNTKYKLYAVVAPSISSQFSGYKLGQVITGLKKLGFYHVVEAALGADMVAMKESSELEEKGFLTSSCCPAFVSYIKKNFPDLEKDISHNFSPMAEISKYIKETTPGAKVVFIGPCTAKKMEAHLDNVRPYVDNVITFEELQALFGSKDIDLGALEEGVLDNASYYGRIFARSGGLSDAVAQAFKEKGSSFACKPVICDGLEACKMALLKAKSKILDGNFIEGMACQGGCIGGAGCLTHGPKDKNQVDAYGKEALEKTITDAISVLGTDSSNTSK; this is translated from the coding sequence ATGATTAAATTTGACACTAAAGTACAATTATTGAAATACAAAGTTTTAAAAGAAGTAGCCAAGTACGCTTTTGAGGACAAACTGCTTGAGAATATGATGAAGATACCGGAAAACATTATTCCCGGTAAAAACGCCACAATGCGTTGCTGCGTTTATAAAGAAAGGGCCATAGTGTCCGAACGCGTAAAAATAGCCATAGGCGGCGACAAAAGGCGCGCCAACATTGTTGAAGTTATTAATATAGCGTGTGATGAATGCCCCGTGGGCGGCTATGAAGTAACCGCCGCTTGCCGCGGCTGTATAGCACACAGGTGTGAGCAAGTTTGCCCCAAAAATGCCATAAGTTTTGACCATGAACAAAAAGCGCATATCGATAAAACAAAATGCGTGGAATGCGGTTTGTGCGCCAAAGTATGCCCTTTCAGTGCAATACTTTCTTATAAACGTCCGTGCGAAAAAGCCTGCAAAGTCGTAAATGCCATTTCCATGAATTCTACGAAAGAAGCTAAAATTGACGATAAAAAATGCGTTTCCTGCGGCGCTTGCATTAACCAGTGCCCGTTTGGCGCTATTATGGATAAATCTTTTATTTTAGACGTTATAGATTTAATAAAGAAAAGCGAAAATAACACAAAATATAAATTGTACGCCGTTGTGGCGCCTTCCATATCAAGCCAGTTCTCTGGTTATAAACTCGGGCAGGTTATCACGGGTTTAAAAAAGCTGGGTTTTTACCACGTGGTTGAGGCCGCTTTGGGCGCCGATATGGTGGCTATGAAGGAATCTTCCGAACTTGAGGAAAAGGGTTTTTTAACAAGCTCCTGCTGTCCCGCTTTTGTAAGTTATATTAAAAAGAATTTTCCTGATTTGGAAAAAGATATATCGCATAATTTTTCCCCGATGGCGGAAATTTCAAAGTACATTAAAGAAACAACTCCAGGCGCTAAGGTTGTGTTTATCGGCCCTTGTACCGCAAAAAAGATGGAGGCCCATTTAGATAATGTGCGCCCTTATGTTGATAATGTAATAACATTTGAAGAACTTCAGGCTCTTTTTGGGAGCAAGGATATTGATTTAGGCGCTTTGGAAGAAGGCGTTCTTGATAACGCTTCTTACTATGGCAGAATTTTTGCAAGAAGCGGCGGACTTTCAGACGCTGTTGCCCAAGCTTTTAAAGAAAAAGGCAGTTCCTTTGCGTGCAAGCCTGTTATCTGCGACGGGCTTGAAGCCTGCAAAATGGCTTTATTAAAAGCAAAAAGCAAAATTTTAGACGGCAACTTTATAGAAGGTATGGCCTGCCAGGGCGGCTGTATAGGCGGCGCGGGCTGCCTTACCCACGGTCCTAAAGATAAAAACCAGGTTGACGCTTACGGCAAAGAAGCTTTGGAAAAAACTATTACAGACGCCATTTCCGTATTGGGAACGGACAGCTCAAATACTTCAAAATAA
- a CDS encoding SpoIIE family protein phosphatase translates to MNNLYVDIGWQSLIKKGEYICGDHVDIVNYDRSSAVIVLSDGLGSGVKANILSSLTSKIITTMLSQNIKIEDCVETVTATLPVCSVRGLAYSTFTILNFIDNEEVEIICYDNPNVILLRNGQNIELSSVMMDINGKKIHRSKVKLQENDIFIAMSDGAVHAGVGPALNFGWTRDNIVNFMKDISLSGYTAKTLTKILLDECFALYGGEPGDDTTVCTVRIAKREPMNLMIGPPSDRDDCQRMLSLFFSKEGKHILCGGTTSKIAAEFLNKPLVAKLDFLDPDVPPTAEIEGVDLVTEGVVTINKVLSYAKDYLKDNNTYSQWSYKKDGASRIARLLFEEATDINFYVGLAMNPAHQNPELPINFNIKMQLVKELSSCLEKMGKRVKLNYF, encoded by the coding sequence ATGAATAACCTTTATGTAGACATTGGCTGGCAAAGTTTAATAAAGAAGGGAGAGTATATTTGCGGGGACCATGTTGACATTGTAAATTATGACAGGTCCTCTGCAGTTATAGTTTTGTCCGACGGGCTGGGCAGCGGAGTTAAAGCGAATATTTTATCTTCGCTCACTTCAAAAATTATTACCACAATGCTTTCCCAAAATATAAAAATTGAGGATTGCGTAGAAACCGTTACCGCCACTTTGCCTGTTTGCTCCGTCAGGGGGCTTGCTTATTCCACATTTACAATTTTGAATTTTATTGATAATGAAGAAGTTGAGATTATATGCTATGACAACCCTAATGTAATCTTGCTCAGAAACGGCCAAAATATTGAATTATCTTCCGTTATGATGGATATTAACGGCAAAAAAATACACCGTTCCAAAGTCAAACTTCAGGAAAATGATATTTTTATCGCCATGAGCGACGGCGCCGTACACGCCGGTGTGGGGCCGGCCCTTAACTTCGGCTGGACAAGGGACAATATTGTTAATTTTATGAAAGATATAAGTCTTTCCGGCTATACCGCGAAAACGCTTACAAAAATATTATTAGACGAATGTTTTGCCCTTTACGGCGGCGAACCCGGCGACGACACTACTGTCTGCACAGTAAGAATAGCCAAAAGGGAACCAATGAACCTTATGATAGGCCCCCCTTCCGACAGGGATGACTGCCAAAGAATGCTTTCTTTGTTTTTCTCTAAAGAGGGTAAACATATATTGTGCGGGGGAACAACCTCCAAAATAGCGGCGGAATTTTTAAATAAGCCGCTTGTTGCTAAACTTGATTTTTTAGACCCCGATGTGCCGCCCACGGCGGAAATTGAAGGTGTGGATCTTGTTACTGAAGGTGTTGTTACAATAAACAAAGTGTTAAGTTACGCTAAGGATTATCTTAAAGATAATAACACCTACAGCCAATGGAGTTATAAAAAAGACGGCGCGTCGAGGATAGCACGCTTGCTTTTTGAGGAAGCTACGGATATAAACTTTTATGTAGGGCTGGCCATGAACCCCGCCCACCAAAATCCGGAGCTGCCTATAAACTTTAATATAAAAATGCAGTTGGTTAAAGAATTGTCCTCCTGCCTTGAAAAAATGGGCAAAAGAGTTAAATTAAACTATTTTTAA
- a CDS encoding [Fe-Fe] hydrogenase large subunit C-terminal domain-containing protein gives MREILKLKKSNCKNCYKCIRHCPVKSIRVSGNQAHIINDECILCGQCFVVCPQGAKQIESDIEKVKVMLYGKEPVIASLAPSFIANYGGAGIKSLSKALKKLGFHSAEETAIGATMVKNEYENILAKKEHDILISSSCHSVNLLIQKHFPSALKYLANVMSPMQAHCRDIKKRYPGAKTVFIGPCVSKKDEAQRYPDIVDAVLTFEELTQWFKEEKITVEPEKNKTAEGKARFFPTSGGILKTMRGTAKKGEYKYIAVDGTEACIDALNDIKDGNIFRCFIEMSACKGSCIGGPIMEKYNRSPIKGYMQVAAYAGEKDFKVEDYSGKITQKRNPLHFNKKEIPPHEIEEILKQMGKTKPEHELNCASCGYNTCREKAAAVYLGNANISMCLPFLKDKAESFSDNIINNTPNAILVLNENLEIQQINRSACKLMNIAHHSYVLGEPVVRILDPQIFMQVRDSGASVRERITYLSEYKKYVEKTVLYDRDFHILICIMRDITAEKEEEKKKEELRRKTIETADNVADKQMRIVQEIASLLGETVAETKTSLTKLKESINDE, from the coding sequence ATGCGGGAAATTTTAAAATTAAAAAAATCAAATTGCAAAAACTGTTACAAATGCATAAGGCATTGCCCCGTTAAGTCTATAAGAGTGTCCGGCAACCAAGCCCATATCATTAATGATGAATGTATTTTGTGCGGACAGTGCTTTGTTGTTTGCCCGCAGGGCGCAAAACAAATTGAATCAGATATTGAAAAAGTAAAGGTAATGCTTTACGGTAAAGAACCTGTAATAGCAAGCCTTGCTCCTTCATTTATTGCAAATTACGGCGGCGCGGGTATAAAGTCTTTAAGTAAAGCGCTTAAAAAGCTAGGGTTCCATTCTGCTGAGGAAACCGCCATAGGCGCCACAATGGTTAAAAACGAGTATGAAAATATTTTGGCTAAAAAAGAACATGATATTTTAATTTCCTCTTCCTGCCACTCGGTTAATTTGCTTATTCAAAAGCATTTTCCCTCCGCGCTTAAGTATTTAGCCAATGTAATGTCACCTATGCAGGCGCATTGCCGGGATATAAAAAAACGTTATCCCGGCGCGAAAACAGTTTTCATAGGACCTTGCGTATCTAAAAAAGACGAAGCCCAGCGTTACCCCGATATTGTGGACGCCGTGCTTACTTTTGAGGAACTTACCCAATGGTTCAAAGAGGAAAAAATTACCGTTGAACCTGAAAAAAATAAAACCGCGGAAGGCAAGGCAAGGTTTTTTCCAACTTCGGGAGGGATATTAAAAACCATGAGGGGCACCGCTAAAAAAGGGGAATATAAGTATATAGCGGTTGACGGTACGGAAGCGTGTATAGACGCTCTTAACGATATTAAAGATGGCAACATTTTCCGCTGTTTTATAGAAATGTCCGCCTGTAAGGGCAGCTGTATAGGCGGCCCTATTATGGAAAAATACAACCGTTCGCCCATAAAAGGCTATATGCAGGTTGCCGCTTATGCGGGTGAAAAAGATTTTAAGGTTGAAGATTATTCCGGCAAGATAACACAAAAACGCAACCCGCTGCATTTTAATAAAAAAGAAATTCCCCCCCATGAAATAGAGGAAATTTTAAAGCAGATGGGCAAAACAAAACCCGAGCATGAACTCAACTGCGCTTCGTGCGGTTATAATACCTGCAGGGAAAAGGCCGCCGCCGTTTACCTGGGTAACGCTAATATATCAATGTGCCTGCCGTTTTTAAAAGACAAGGCGGAAAGCTTTTCTGACAATATTATTAATAACACGCCAAACGCTATTTTGGTTCTTAATGAGAATTTAGAAATTCAGCAAATTAACAGATCGGCTTGCAAACTTATGAATATAGCCCACCATTCTTATGTTTTGGGCGAGCCTGTCGTACGCATTTTAGATCCGCAGATTTTTATGCAGGTGCGCGACAGCGGCGCAAGCGTGAGGGAAAGAATTACCTATCTTTCCGAATACAAAAAATATGTCGAAAAAACTGTTTTGTACGACAGGGACTTTCATATTCTTATTTGTATTATGAGAGATATTACCGCCGAAAAAGAAGAAGAAAAGAAAAAAGAAGAACTTAGAAGGAAAACTATAGAAACCGCCGATAACGTTGCCGATAAACAAATGCGTATCGTGCAGGAAATCGCCTCTTTATTAGGGGAAACGGTGGCGGAAACAAAAACCTCTCTCACAAAACTAAAGGAAAGCATTAACGATGAATAA
- a CDS encoding (2Fe-2S) ferredoxin domain-containing protein gives MKVTVCIGSSCHLKGSRQVVEELQYLVAENNLKEKVELSGTFCMGNCQKGVCVTVNGENFSVSPQETKTFFKNQILSKI, from the coding sequence ATGAAAGTTACTGTATGTATAGGCAGTTCATGTCATTTAAAAGGCTCAAGACAAGTAGTTGAAGAGTTGCAGTACCTCGTTGCGGAAAATAATCTTAAAGAAAAAGTTGAGCTGTCGGGGACGTTCTGTATGGGTAACTGCCAAAAAGGCGTTTGCGTTACGGTAAACGGGGAAAATTTTTCCGTTTCGCCCCAGGAAACAAAAACCTTTTTTAAGAACCAAATTCTTTCAAAAATATAA
- a CDS encoding phosphotransferase gives MKLEKVIALRNSKTIYRDGDKAIKVFDKDFSKADILNEALNQARVEETGLNIPKILEVTKINEKWAIVLEFIEGKTLAKIMEENPADFDKNLELLVDLQMSVHSKKAPLLNKLKDKMNRKISASSLDATTRYDLHSRLESMPKHDKVCHGDFNPSNIIISKDGTPYILDWSHATQGNASADVARTYLLFNLEGNMEGAEKYLDLFCKKSDTAKQYVQKWMPIVAASQSVKGKEVEKEFLMHYINVVDYE, from the coding sequence ATGAAGTTAGAAAAAGTTATTGCTTTAAGAAATTCCAAAACCATTTATAGAGACGGTGATAAAGCGATTAAAGTTTTTGATAAAGATTTTTCTAAAGCGGATATTTTAAACGAGGCTCTTAACCAGGCCCGTGTTGAAGAAACGGGTTTAAATATTCCCAAAATACTTGAAGTTACCAAAATTAACGAAAAATGGGCCATAGTATTAGAATTTATTGAAGGCAAAACACTTGCTAAAATCATGGAGGAAAACCCTGCTGATTTTGACAAAAACCTTGAGCTTCTTGTAGATTTACAGATGTCGGTGCATTCTAAAAAAGCGCCGCTTCTTAATAAGCTTAAAGATAAAATGAACCGCAAAATATCCGCCTCAAGCCTTGACGCGACAACCAGATACGACCTTCATTCCAGGCTTGAAAGCATGCCTAAGCATGATAAAGTTTGCCACGGTGATTTTAACCCCAGCAATATTATTATAAGCAAAGACGGCACGCCTTATATATTGGACTGGTCCCACGCTACCCAGGGCAACGCTTCGGCGGACGTAGCCAGAACATATTTGCTTTTTAATCTTGAAGGTAACATGGAGGGCGCGGAAAAATATTTGGACCTATTTTGTAAAAAAAGCGATACTGCCAAACAGTATGTACAAAAGTGGATGCCTATAGTGGCGGCGTCGCAATCGGTTAAAGGTAAAGAAGTTGAAAAAGAGTTCTTGATGCACTATATTAACGTGGTAGACTACGAATAG